Proteins from a genomic interval of Streptococcus sp. D7B5:
- a CDS encoding DUF421 domain-containing protein codes for MTLNYMEILIKLALGLFSLVFVINVTGKGNLAPNSAIDQIQNYVLGGIIGGVIYNSAISILQYAVILIMWTILVLTLKWLNNNVHFVKRLIDGKPTLLIKNGKIDPEACRSVGLSAADVALKLRSQGIFQMKQVKRAMQEQNGQLIVVQMGDENPKYPVVTDGVIQVEILETIGRSEEWLLDNLSKQGYDNVANIFIAEYDKGVVSVVTYE; via the coding sequence ATGACACTCAATTATATGGAAATTTTAATCAAACTAGCCTTGGGTCTCTTTTCTCTGGTTTTCGTAATTAATGTGACAGGAAAGGGCAACCTAGCGCCTAACTCAGCAATAGATCAAATTCAGAACTATGTACTCGGGGGTATCATCGGAGGGGTGATTTACAATAGCGCCATTAGTATCCTTCAGTATGCAGTTATCCTGATTATGTGGACTATTCTGGTTTTAACTCTCAAATGGCTCAACAACAATGTTCACTTTGTGAAACGTTTGATTGATGGGAAGCCAACCCTGCTCATCAAAAATGGGAAGATTGATCCAGAAGCCTGCCGTTCGGTTGGTTTATCAGCAGCGGACGTAGCTCTTAAGCTCCGTAGCCAGGGAATTTTCCAAATGAAACAAGTCAAACGCGCTATGCAGGAGCAGAACGGTCAACTCATCGTAGTCCAAATGGGAGATGAGAATCCCAAGTATCCTGTTGTCACAGACGGTGTGATCCAAGTTGAAATTTTGGAGACCATTGGTCGAAGCGAAGAATGGCTGCTTGATAACCTCAGCAAACAAGGGTATGACAATGTGGCCAATATCTTTATCGCTGAGTATGACAAGGGTGTCGTCTCAGTCGTAACCTATGAATAA
- a CDS encoding ABC transporter transmembrane domain-containing protein produces MSIIQKLWWFFKLEKRRYLVGIVALILVSVLNLIPPMVMGRVIDAITSGQLTHQDLLLNLFYLLLAAFGMYYLRYVWRMYILGTSYRLGQIIRSRLFEHFTKMSPAFYQTYRTGDLMAHATNDINALTRLAGGGVMSAVDASITALVTLMTMLFSISWQMTLVAILPLPFMAYATSRLGRKTHKAFGESQAAFSELNNKVQESVSGIKVTKSFGYQSDELASFQEVNELTFQKNLQTMKYDSLFDPMVFLFVGSSYVLTLLVGSLMVQEGQITVGNLVTFISYLDMLVWPLMAIGFLFNITQRGKVSYQRIEDLLSQESPIKDPECPLDSIENGRLEYAIDSFAFENEETLTDVHFSLEKGQTLGLVGQTGSGKTSLINLLLREYDVDKGAIYLNGHDIRDYRLTDLRSLMGYIPQDQFLFATSILDNIRFGNPNFLLSAVEEATKLAQVYQDIVDMPQGFDTVIGEKGVSLSGGQKQRLAMSRAMILDPDILILDDSLSAVDAKTEYAIIDNLKETRKDKTTIITAHRLSAVVHADLILVLQNGQIIERGTHEDLLALDGWYAQTYQSQQLEMKGEEDAE; encoded by the coding sequence ATGTCCATTATTCAAAAACTCTGGTGGTTTTTCAAGTTAGAAAAGCGCCGTTATTTAGTCGGGATTGTGGCCTTGATCTTGGTTTCCGTCCTCAATCTCATTCCTCCTATGGTTATGGGGCGGGTGATTGATGCCATTACGTCGGGACAATTAACCCATCAGGACCTCCTTCTTAATCTATTTTATCTACTGCTGGCAGCCTTTGGGATGTACTATCTGCGCTATGTTTGGCGCATGTATATCCTTGGAACTTCCTACCGTCTGGGGCAGATTATTCGCTCTCGCTTGTTTGAGCATTTTACTAAAATGTCTCCAGCCTTTTATCAGACCTATCGGACGGGGGACTTGATGGCACACGCCACCAATGATATCAATGCCTTAACTCGTCTCGCAGGTGGAGGAGTCATGTCAGCAGTGGATGCTTCCATCACGGCGCTAGTAACCTTGATGACCATGCTTTTTAGCATCTCATGGCAAATGACCTTGGTTGCCATTCTACCCCTGCCTTTCATGGCCTATGCGACTAGTCGTCTAGGGAGAAAGACTCACAAGGCTTTTGGCGAATCACAGGCTGCCTTTTCCGAACTCAATAACAAGGTGCAGGAGTCTGTATCGGGTATTAAAGTGACCAAGTCTTTCGGTTATCAGTCTGATGAATTGGCATCTTTTCAGGAAGTAAATGAATTGACCTTCCAGAAGAATCTCCAAACCATGAAATACGACAGTCTCTTTGACCCCATGGTTTTCTTGTTTGTTGGTTCATCCTATGTTTTAACCCTCTTGGTCGGTTCCTTAATGGTGCAGGAGGGGCAGATTACAGTTGGGAATCTGGTCACCTTTATCAGTTATTTGGATATGTTGGTCTGGCCTCTTATGGCTATTGGTTTCCTCTTTAATATTACTCAGCGAGGAAAGGTTTCTTATCAGCGGATTGAGGATCTTTTATCTCAGGAATCACCTATAAAAGATCCTGAATGTCCTCTGGACAGTATCGAAAATGGACGTTTGGAGTACGCCATTGACAGCTTTGCCTTTGAAAATGAGGAGACACTGACGGATGTTCACTTTAGTCTGGAAAAAGGGCAAACCCTAGGCTTAGTCGGGCAGACAGGCTCTGGGAAAACGTCCTTGATTAACCTTCTCTTGCGAGAATACGATGTGGATAAGGGAGCTATTTATCTAAACGGTCATGATATTCGGGACTATCGTCTGACAGACCTTCGCAGTCTCATGGGATATATCCCTCAGGATCAGTTTCTCTTTGCGACCTCTATCTTAGACAATATCCGCTTCGGCAATCCTAACTTCCTCCTTTCAGCAGTTGAGGAAGCGACCAAGCTAGCACAAGTTTACCAAGATATTGTAGACATGCCTCAGGGATTTGATACAGTTATCGGTGAAAAAGGAGTCAGTCTTTCTGGTGGTCAAAAGCAGCGTCTGGCCATGAGTCGGGCTATGATTTTAGATCCTGATATCTTAATTCTAGATGATTCCTTGTCAGCCGTGGATGCCAAGACAGAGTATGCGATCATCGACAATCTCAAGGAGACGCGGAAGGATAAGACAACCATTATTACAGCCCATCGCCTCAGTGCAGTTGTCCATGCAGATCTGATTTTGGTTCTGCAAAATGGACAGATTATCGAACGGGGTACGCACGAAGACCTGCTAGCTCTAGATGGCTGGTATGCCCAAACCTACCAGTCTCAGCAGTTGGAAATGAAAGGAGAAGAAGATGCAGAATAA
- a CDS encoding ABC transporter ATP-binding protein: MQNKQEQWAVLTRLMSYLKPYGLLTFLALSFLLATTVIKSVIPLVASHFIDQYLSNLNQFAITVLLAYYGLYILQTLVQYVGNLLFARVSYSIVRDIRRDAFANMEKLGMSYFDKTPAGSIVSRLTNDTETISDMFSGILSSFISAVFIFLTTLYTMLVLDFRLTGLVLLFLPLIFLLVNLYRKRSVKIIEKTRSLLSDINSKLAENIEGIRIIQAFNQEKRLQAEFDEINQEHLVYANRSVALDALFLRPAMSLLKLLGYAVLMAYFGYRGLSIGITAGTMYAFIQYINRLFDPLIEVTQNFSTLQTSMVSAGRVFALIDETTYEPLQKDGQAKVKEGNIRFEHVCFSYDGKHQILDDISFSVNKGETIAFVGHTGSGKSSIINVLMRFYEFQSGRVLLDDVDIRNYSQEELRKNIGLVLQDPFLYHGTIKSNIAMYQDISDNQVKDAATFVDADSFIQELPQGYDAPVSERGSSFSTGQRQLLAFARTVASQPKILILDEATANIDSETESLVQDSLAKMRQGRTTIAIAHRLSTIQDANCIYVLDKGRIIESGTHEELLALGGTYHKMYSLQAGALT, translated from the coding sequence ATGCAGAATAAGCAAGAACAATGGGCTGTATTGACGCGCTTGATGTCCTATCTCAAGCCCTATGGCCTCCTGACCTTTTTGGCACTCAGTTTTCTCCTTGCGACTACGGTCATTAAAAGTGTCATTCCCCTTGTGGCTTCCCACTTTATAGACCAGTACCTCAGCAATCTCAATCAGTTTGCTATTACAGTTTTATTAGCCTACTATGGCCTCTATATCCTGCAAACTCTGGTCCAGTATGTTGGCAATCTTCTCTTTGCGAGGGTGTCCTACAGTATTGTCAGAGATATTCGTCGGGATGCCTTTGCCAATATGGAGAAACTGGGTATGTCTTATTTTGACAAGACGCCAGCAGGTTCCATCGTCTCTCGTTTGACCAATGACACCGAGACCATCAGTGATATGTTTTCGGGGATTTTATCCAGCTTTATTTCAGCAGTTTTCATCTTTCTGACAACTCTGTATACCATGTTGGTACTGGATTTTCGTTTGACAGGTTTAGTCTTGCTCTTTCTTCCCTTGATTTTCCTTTTGGTCAATCTCTATCGGAAAAGGTCAGTCAAGATTATCGAGAAAACCAGGAGTCTATTGTCGGATATCAATAGTAAGCTGGCAGAGAATATCGAGGGCATCAGGATTATTCAGGCCTTTAATCAAGAGAAGCGCCTGCAGGCAGAATTTGATGAAATCAACCAAGAACACTTGGTCTATGCCAACCGTTCTGTAGCCTTGGATGCCCTCTTTTTGCGCCCTGCTATGAGTTTACTGAAACTCCTAGGCTACGCCGTTTTGATGGCCTACTTTGGCTATCGTGGTCTTTCTATTGGGATAACAGCTGGAACCATGTATGCCTTTATCCAGTACATCAATCGCCTCTTTGACCCCTTGATTGAGGTGACGCAAAACTTTTCAACCCTTCAAACGTCCATGGTGTCTGCAGGTCGTGTCTTTGCCTTGATTGACGAGACGACCTATGAGCCTCTTCAAAAAGATGGGCAAGCCAAAGTCAAAGAAGGCAATATCCGTTTTGAACATGTGTGTTTCTCATATGATGGCAAACACCAGATCCTAGATGATATTTCCTTTTCGGTTAACAAGGGCGAAACCATTGCCTTTGTCGGTCATACAGGTTCCGGGAAATCTTCGATTATCAATGTCCTCATGCGCTTTTATGAATTTCAGTCAGGCCGAGTTCTCTTAGATGATGTGGATATTAGGAACTACAGTCAGGAAGAACTGAGAAAAAATATTGGTCTAGTTTTGCAGGATCCCTTCCTCTATCATGGGACTATCAAGTCCAATATCGCCATGTACCAAGATATCAGTGATAATCAAGTAAAGGACGCAGCTACCTTTGTGGATGCAGATTCCTTTATTCAGGAGCTTCCGCAGGGGTATGATGCACCTGTGTCCGAGCGTGGTTCGAGCTTTTCTACCGGCCAGCGCCAGCTTCTTGCCTTTGCTAGAACTGTTGCCAGTCAGCCTAAAATTTTGATTTTGGATGAAGCGACAGCCAATATTGACTCTGAAACAGAAAGTTTGGTTCAAGATTCCCTAGCTAAGATGAGACAGGGTCGGACGACCATTGCTATTGCTCATCGTCTTTCGACCATCCAAGACGCCAACTGCATTTATGTTTTGGACAAGGGGCGCATCATCGAGAGTGGAACCCATGAGGAACTCTTGGCCTTGGGAGGAACCTATCACAAGATGTATAGTTTGCAGGCAGGGGCTCTTACCTAA
- a CDS encoding VOC family protein: MDYQAVIPEFVVSDIEKSRHFYCDLLGFSVEYERPEEKFLFLSLEDCQLMLEEGSTEELAQLTYPFGRGVNISFGIEDVPQLHQKLLEADYPIYRPLTKRTFRVGDHYIYPHEFAVLDPDGYFLRFSE; encoded by the coding sequence ATGGACTATCAAGCTGTCATTCCTGAATTTGTAGTATCTGACATCGAAAAATCACGCCACTTCTACTGTGACTTACTGGGATTTTCTGTCGAATACGAGCGTCCAGAGGAGAAATTTCTCTTCCTCTCGCTTGAAGACTGCCAACTTATGCTAGAAGAAGGCAGCACAGAAGAATTAGCCCAACTAACCTATCCTTTCGGGCGCGGTGTCAATATTTCCTTTGGCATTGAAGATGTCCCTCAGCTCCACCAAAAACTGCTGGAGGCTGACTATCCTATTTATCGTCCTTTGACTAAGAGAACATTTCGTGTTGGGGATCACTACATCTATCCTCACGAATTTGCAGTCTTGGATCCAGATGGTTATTTTTTAAGATTTAGCGAATAG
- a CDS encoding exodeoxyribonuclease III, which yields MKLISWNIDSLNAALTSDSARAKLSQEVLQTLVAENADIIAIQETKLSAKGPTKKHLEILEELFPGYENTWRSSQEPARKGYAGTMFLYKKELTPAISFPEIGAPSTMDLEGRIITLEFDTFFVTQVYTPNAGDGLKRLEERQVWDVKYAEYLAQLDKEKPVLATGDYNVAHKEIDLANPASNRRSPGFTDEERAGFTNLLATGFTDTFRHIHGDVPERYTWWAQRSKTSKINNTGWRIDYWLTSNRVADKVTKSDMIDSGARQDHTPIVMEIEL from the coding sequence ATGAAACTCATATCATGGAATATCGATTCCCTCAATGCAGCCCTAACGAGCGACTCAGCTCGTGCAAAATTGTCCCAAGAAGTCCTACAAACCTTGGTAGCCGAAAATGCTGATATTATCGCTATCCAGGAAACCAAGCTTTCTGCAAAAGGGCCTACAAAAAAACACTTGGAAATTTTAGAAGAACTCTTCCCAGGTTATGAAAACACTTGGCGTTCCTCTCAAGAACCTGCTCGCAAAGGCTACGCTGGAACCATGTTCCTCTATAAGAAAGAACTCACACCAGCGATTAGCTTCCCAGAAATCGGTGCCCCTTCTACCATGGACTTGGAAGGCCGCATCATCACCTTGGAATTTGATACATTTTTCGTGACCCAAGTATACACTCCAAACGCTGGCGATGGTCTCAAACGCTTGGAAGAGCGTCAAGTCTGGGACGTCAAATACGCTGAGTATTTGGCTCAACTAGACAAAGAAAAACCAGTCCTTGCGACTGGAGACTACAACGTAGCTCACAAGGAAATCGACCTTGCAAATCCTGCCAGCAATCGCCGTTCACCTGGATTTACCGACGAGGAACGTGCTGGATTTACCAACCTCTTGGCAACTGGATTTACCGATACCTTCCGCCATATTCACGGTGATGTCCCAGAGCGTTATACTTGGTGGGCGCAACGCAGCAAGACTTCTAAAATCAACAATACAGGCTGGAGAATCGACTACTGGCTGACCAGCAACCGCGTGGCTGACAAGGTAACCAAGTCTGATATGATTGACTCCGGTGCGCGCCAAGACCATACACCCATTGTCATGGAGATTGAGCTCTAA
- a CDS encoding PaaI family thioesterase: MKDFHFDAISAFENYEIEKMRDGHVVVTTKVVDSSLNYYSNAHGGYLFTLCDQISGLVVISLGLDGVTLQSSINYLKAGKLDDVLTIKGECVHHGRTTCVVDVDITNQEGRNVCKATFTMFVTGQRSEDRQVRI; the protein is encoded by the coding sequence ATGAAAGATTTTCATTTTGATGCTATATCTGCCTTTGAAAATTACGAAATTGAAAAAATGAGAGATGGTCATGTTGTGGTGACGACCAAAGTGGTGGACTCGTCGCTCAACTACTATAGCAATGCCCATGGTGGCTATCTCTTCACCCTTTGTGACCAGATTAGTGGTTTGGTGGTTATCTCGCTGGGGCTTGATGGAGTGACGCTCCAGTCCTCTATCAACTACCTCAAGGCAGGAAAACTCGACGACGTGTTGACCATTAAAGGAGAATGTGTCCATCATGGACGCACAACCTGTGTCGTGGATGTGGATATCACCAATCAAGAAGGCAGAAATGTCTGCAAAGCAACCTTTACCATGTTTGTCACAGGCCAGCGGTCAGAAGACAGACAGGTAAGGATATAG
- a CDS encoding DegT/DnrJ/EryC1/StrS aminotransferase family protein — MPNYNIPFSPPDITEAEIAEVADTLRSGWITTGPKTKELERRLSQYTQTPKTVCLNSATAALELILRVLEVGPGDEVIVPAMTYTASCSVITHVGATPVMVDIQADTFEMDYDLLEQAITEKTKVIIPVDLAGIVCNYDRLFQIVEKKRDLFTASSKWQKVFNRIVLVSDSAHALGSTYKGHPAGSIADFTSFSFHAVKNFTTAEGGSATWKANPAIDDEEMYKEFQILSLHGQTKDALAKMQLGSWEYDIVTPAYKCNMTDIMASIGLVQLDRYPGLLQRRKDIVDRYNRGFAGTRIHPLAHKTDTVESCRHLYITHVEGASLEERNRIIQELAKAGIASNVHYKPLPLLTAYKNLGFDMADYPRAYAFFENEITLPLHTRLSDEEVDYIVKTLVRISEEILGSGKKS; from the coding sequence ATGCCAAATTACAATATTCCATTTTCACCTCCCGATATTACCGAAGCTGAAATTGCTGAAGTAGCGGATACCCTGCGTTCTGGTTGGATCACAACAGGTCCGAAGACAAAAGAACTAGAGCGTCGCTTATCTCAATACACACAGACACCTAAGACTGTCTGCCTCAACTCTGCGACAGCCGCTCTTGAGTTGATTTTGCGAGTGCTTGAAGTGGGGCCTGGTGATGAAGTCATCGTTCCAGCTATGACCTACACAGCTTCATGTAGTGTCATCACACACGTAGGAGCAACACCCGTCATGGTGGATATCCAAGCAGATACGTTTGAGATGGACTATGACCTTCTTGAGCAAGCTATCACTGAGAAAACTAAGGTGATCATCCCAGTAGACCTTGCAGGGATTGTTTGCAACTATGACCGTTTGTTCCAAATTGTGGAGAAGAAACGCGATCTCTTTACTGCTTCAAGTAAGTGGCAAAAGGTTTTTAACCGTATTGTGCTTGTCTCTGATAGTGCCCATGCTTTGGGATCAACTTATAAAGGACACCCTGCGGGCTCTATCGCTGACTTTACTTCCTTCTCATTCCATGCCGTTAAAAACTTTACAACGGCTGAGGGAGGAAGTGCGACTTGGAAGGCCAATCCAGCGATTGACGACGAAGAAATGTACAAGGAATTCCAAATCCTTTCCCTTCATGGTCAGACTAAGGATGCTCTTGCTAAGATGCAATTGGGTTCATGGGAGTACGATATCGTAACACCAGCCTATAAGTGCAACATGACGGATATCATGGCTTCGATAGGTTTGGTACAATTGGATCGTTACCCTGGTTTGCTACAACGTCGTAAGGACATCGTGGATCGCTATAATCGTGGCTTTGCGGGTACTCGTATTCACCCACTGGCACACAAGACTGATACTGTCGAATCTTGTCGTCACCTCTACATCACCCATGTAGAAGGTGCTAGTCTAGAAGAGCGTAATCGTATTATCCAAGAATTGGCCAAAGCAGGAATTGCAAGTAATGTACACTACAAACCGCTTCCCCTCTTGACAGCCTATAAGAATCTTGGCTTTGATATGGCAGATTATCCAAGAGCCTATGCCTTCTTTGAAAATGAAATTACGCTCCCTCTTCATACAAGATTAAGCGATGAAGAAGTGGATTACATCGTTAAGACTTTGGTGAGAATCTCTGAAGAAATCCTCGGTTCTGGAAAAAAATCATAA
- a CDS encoding DUF3290 family protein, with amino-acid sequence MKFYSYDYVLSQIGQQNGIMIGLGIVLLAVTGFLAFKAYHDKKGTKFRELVMISALTLLALLLVSITTYQNNQVSNNKFQASLHFIELVSKELGVDKSEVYVNTSADTDGALIKVGDRYYRALNGSEPDKYLLEKVKLYKTDAIELAEVNK; translated from the coding sequence ATGAAATTCTATTCTTATGACTATGTCCTCAGCCAAATCGGTCAGCAAAATGGTATCATGATTGGTTTAGGGATTGTCCTATTAGCTGTGACAGGATTTTTAGCTTTCAAGGCTTATCATGATAAAAAGGGGACCAAATTTCGTGAGTTGGTCATGATTTCAGCTCTGACCTTATTAGCTCTCCTTTTGGTCAGCATCACGACTTATCAAAACAATCAAGTTTCTAATAATAAATTTCAAGCTTCACTTCATTTCATCGAGCTTGTTTCCAAAGAATTGGGAGTAGACAAGTCAGAAGTCTATGTCAATACTTCTGCCGACACTGATGGCGCACTTATCAAGGTAGGAGATCGTTATTATCGTGCCCTGAACGGCAGTGAGCCAGACAAGTACCTGTTAGAGAAAGTGAAATTGTATAAAACAGATGCAATTGAACTGGCGGAGGTGAACAAATGA
- a CDS encoding nucleobase:cation symporter-2 family protein, which produces MQTQEKHSQAAVLGLQHLLAMYSGSILVPIMIATALGYSTEQLTYLISTDIFMCGVATFLQLQLNKYFGIGLPVVLGVAFQSVAPLIMIGQSHGSGAMFGALIASGIYVVLVSGIFSKVANLFPSIVTGSVITTIGLTLIPVAIGNMGNNVPEPTGQSLLLAAITVLIILLINIFTKGFIKSISILIGLVVGTAIAASMGLVDFSPVAAAPLVHVPTPLYFGMPTFEISSIVMMCIIATVSMVESTGVYLALSDITKDPIDSTRLRNGYRAEGLAVLLGGIFNTFPYTGFSQNVGLVKLSGIKTRLPIYYAAGFLVLLGLLPKFGALAQIIPSPVLGGAMLVMFGFVSLQGMQILARVDFANNEHNFLIAAVSIAAGVGLNNSNLFVSMPTAFQMFFSNGIVVASLLAIVLNAVLNRKKK; this is translated from the coding sequence ATGCAAACTCAAGAAAAACACTCGCAAGCAGCCGTTCTTGGCTTGCAGCACTTACTAGCCATGTACTCAGGATCCATCCTGGTTCCTATCATGATTGCGACAGCCCTTGGCTATTCAACTGAGCAGTTGACCTACCTAATCTCCACAGATATCTTCATGTGTGGGGTGGCCACCTTCCTCCAACTCCAACTCAATAAATACTTTGGAATTGGGCTACCAGTCGTTCTCGGAGTTGCTTTCCAATCAGTCGCTCCCTTGATTATGATTGGGCAAAGCCATGGTAGTGGCGCTATGTTTGGTGCCCTTATCGCATCAGGGATTTACGTGGTTCTTGTTTCAGGCATCTTCTCAAAAGTGGCCAATCTCTTCCCATCTATCGTAACAGGATCTGTTATTACCACGATTGGTTTAACCTTGATCCCTGTCGCTATTGGAAATATGGGAAATAACGTTCCAGAGCCAACTGGTCAAAGCCTTTTGCTTGCAGCTATCACTGTTCTGATTATCCTCTTGATCAACATCTTTACCAAAGGATTTATCAAGTCTATCTCTATTTTGATTGGGTTGGTCGTTGGAACTGCTATTGCTGCTTCCATGGGCTTGGTTGATTTCTCCCCTGTTGCGGCAGCACCGCTTGTCCATGTCCCAACTCCTCTCTACTTTGGGATGCCAACCTTTGAAATCTCATCTATTGTCATGATGTGTATCATCGCAACGGTGTCTATGGTTGAGTCGACTGGTGTTTACCTGGCCTTGTCTGATATCACGAAAGATCCAATCGACAGCACGCGCCTGCGCAACGGTTATCGTGCAGAAGGTTTAGCTGTCCTTCTCGGAGGAATCTTTAACACCTTCCCTTACACAGGATTTTCACAAAACGTTGGGTTGGTTAAATTGTCAGGTATCAAGACCCGCCTGCCAATCTACTACGCAGCTGGTTTCCTAGTCCTCCTTGGACTCCTTCCTAAGTTTGGTGCCCTCGCCCAAATCATTCCAAGCCCTGTCCTTGGAGGGGCCATGCTGGTGATGTTTGGTTTTGTTTCCCTTCAAGGGATGCAAATCCTCGCCCGCGTTGACTTTGCTAACAATGAACACAACTTCCTTATCGCAGCTGTCTCCATCGCTGCAGGTGTCGGACTCAACAATAGTAATCTCTTTGTCAGCATGCCAACAGCCTTCCAAATGTTCTTCTCAAACGGAATTGTCGTAGCCAGCTTACTAGCCATTGTTCTCAATGCAGTATTAAACAGGAAGAAGAAATAA
- a CDS encoding sugar transferase, producing the protein MLKWEDLPVEMQSSEVESYYQLVSKRKGSLIFKRCLDWVLALFLLLLTSPIFLILSIWIKLDSKGPVIYKQERVTQYNRSFKIWKFRTMVTDADKKGSLVTSANDSRITKVGNFIRRVRLDELPQLVNVLKGEMSFVGTRPEVPRYTEQYSPEMMATLLLPAGITSPASINYKDEDTIISQMTEKGLSVDQAYVEHVLPEKMRYNLAYLREFSFLGDIKIMFQTVFEVLK; encoded by the coding sequence ATGCTGAAATGGGAAGACTTGCCCGTGGAAATGCAATCAAGCGAGGTTGAGTCTTACTACCAGCTTGTCTCTAAAAGGAAAGGTTCGCTGATCTTCAAGCGTTGTCTGGACTGGGTTCTGGCCTTGTTTTTGCTACTTTTGACTTCTCCCATCTTTCTTATCTTGAGCATTTGGATCAAGTTGGATAGCAAGGGACCTGTCATTTACAAGCAAGAGCGCGTGACCCAGTACAACCGTTCGTTCAAGATTTGGAAGTTCCGTACTATGGTAACGGATGCGGATAAAAAAGGAAGCCTGGTGACTTCTGCTAACGATAGTCGCATTACCAAGGTTGGAAATTTCATCCGCCGTGTGCGCTTGGACGAACTGCCTCAGTTGGTCAATGTCCTTAAAGGTGAGATGTCCTTTGTTGGAACAAGACCTGAGGTGCCACGTTACACCGAGCAGTATAGCCCTGAAATGATGGCGACCTTGCTCTTGCCAGCAGGAATCACCTCTCCAGCCAGCATCAACTACAAGGATGAGGATACTATCATCAGTCAAATGACGGAGAAAGGTCTGTCAGTTGACCAGGCTTATGTAGAGCATGTTCTTCCTGAAAAGATGCGCTATAATCTCGCCTATCTCCGAGAGTTTAGTTTCCTTGGAGACATTAAAATCATGTTTCAAACCGTGTTTGAAGTGCTAAAATAA
- a CDS encoding xanthine phosphoribosyltransferase codes for MKLLEERILKDGHILGDNILKVDSFLTHQVDFSLMREIGKVFAEKFAAAGITKVVTIEASGIAPAVFTAEALNVPMIFAKKAKNITMNEGILTAEVYSFTKQVTSTVSIAGKFLSPEDKVLIIDDFLANGQAAKGLIQIIEQAGATVEAIGIVIEKSFQDGRDLLEKAGYPVLSLARLDRFENGQVVFKEADL; via the coding sequence ATGAAATTATTAGAAGAGCGCATCCTCAAGGATGGGCATATCTTGGGTGATAATATCCTCAAGGTGGATTCCTTTTTAACCCACCAAGTTGACTTTAGCTTGATGCGAGAAATTGGTAAGGTTTTTGCGGAAAAATTCGCTGCTGCTGGCATTACCAAGGTTGTAACCATTGAAGCGTCAGGTATTGCCCCAGCCGTTTTTACAGCTGAAGCCTTAAACGTTCCCATGATTTTCGCTAAAAAAGCTAAAAACATCACTATGAACGAAGGAATCTTAACTGCCGAAGTTTACTCCTTTACCAAGCAGGTAACCAGCACCGTTTCTATCGCTGGAAAATTCCTCTCACCAGAGGACAAGGTTTTGATTATCGACGACTTCCTTGCTAATGGCCAAGCTGCTAAAGGCTTGATTCAAATCATCGAACAGGCTGGAGCAACAGTCGAAGCTATCGGTATTGTGATTGAAAAATCTTTCCAAGATGGCCGTGATTTGCTTGAAAAAGCAGGCTATCCTGTCCTATCACTCGCTCGTTTGGATCGTTTTGAAAATGGTCAAGTCGTATTTAAGGAGGCAGATCTCTAA